CAGCAGGGAGACGCCCCCGGTGGCCAGGGCGCCCAGGAGCGCGGCGCGTTCAAGGAATTGACGGCGGTTCAACAGGGTCTTCTCATTCATCGGACACTCCTGGTGAAAAAAGGTAAAGGCCCCCACGCCACATGCGTATGGGGACCCGGTAATACTAAGCACCGAAGTGTACAGAGAATGGGGCAGAATGTCGCGGGGGCTATTCGCGCGGGGGGTATTTATCGAGTTTGCGCTGGAGGGTGCGCCGGTGGATGTCCAGGCGGCGTGCGGCCTCAGAGATGTTTCCCCCGCAGTCGGCCAGCACCCGCTGGATGTGCTCCCACTCGGCCCGGGCCAGGGAGGGGGCCTGGTAGTCGTGGTCGGCGCCGCTCATCGGGGGCTGTTCGCCGCGCTCGAAGGCGGCGATGATATCGTCGGCGTCGGCGGGCTTTTGCAGGTAGTTGATCGCGCCCAGGCGTACCGCGTCGATGGCCGTGGCGATGGAGCCGTAGCCGGTGAGCACCACGATTTTGGTGAGGGGATCGATGCCCTTGAGGTCGCGGACGACTTCCAGGCCGCTTTTGCCGGGCATTTTCATATCGACGATGGCCCATTCCGGGCTCTCGTCGCTGGCGAGTTCGATGGCCGCGGCGTGGCCCTCGGCGACGCGAACCTCGAAGCGACGGTCGCGGAAGGCGCGGGCCAGGCGTTCGCGAAAGATCTCGTTATCGTCGACGATCAGCAGGGTACGCTCTTCAGACATCTTCAGGCTCCCTGAGAGGAGGTGAGGTGGGCGTGGGGGAATGGACCGGGGTGTTGGCGCCCGGCGGCAAGAGCACCGTGATGACGGTGCCCCGGTGGAGCTCGGAGTCGATGAAGAGCTCGCCGCCGATTTTCTCGACCAGGGTGCGGGCCAAAAAGACGCCCAGGCCCATGCCTTTGCCGGTGGGCTTGGTGGTGAAGAAGGGCTCGCCGACGCGGGCAAGGATTTCGGGGGGCATGCCCGGACCGTGGTCCTGGATGCGCAGGCGCAGGTGGTCGCCGTCGTCGTAGGCGCTGAGCTCGACCGGTTGTGTGGGCGGCGAGGCGTCGAGCGCGTTGTTGAGCAGGCCACGCAGGGCCTGGGCCAGCGCGCTCACCGGCGCCCGCAGCGAGGCGGGGCGCTCGGTGTGGATGTGGACTTCGACCCGCTCCGGGGCCCTGCACCCATCGAGCATCAGAGCGACGAGCTCCTCGAGTTGGGCCGGGCGCGCCAGCTCGCCCATCGACTCGCCGGCGTCGGCGGACATCTGCTGAAGGATCTCGCGACAGCGTTCGACCTGTTCGCGGATCAGGCGAGCGTCGTCGAGGAAGTGGTCGGGGACGTCCTGGGATTCCAGGCCGCGGTGGAGTTCGCTGGCCACCAGCGCGATGGTCGAAAGCGGCGTGGAGAACTCGTGGGCGGCGCCGGCGGCCAGGGTGGCCAGCGAGGCCAGGCGCTCATTGCGCAACTCGGCTTCGCGGGCGCGGCGGAGCTCGTCTTCGCGGCGGTTGAGCGTCTGCTGGATCATGTTGATGAAGAAGGCCAGCACCACCGAGGAGACGACGAAGGCGGCCCATTTGCCCTGGATTTCCATTGAGCCGATGTCGGCGCGTAGCGCCCAGGGGAGGTGTTGGGAGGAGTAGAAAAAGTAGAGCCCGATGTAGCAGGCCACCGAGACGGCGGTCACCGCCCAGGTCCAGAGCGGACGCAGGAGCAGGGCGGCCAGGGCCACGTGAATGAAGTAGAGGAGGCTAAAGGGGTTATGAGCGCCCCCCGTCAAGAAGAGCAGGCCTGTGAGAAAGGCGATGTCGGCCAGGAGCACCAGCGTTACCAGGGCTTTGTGGCGTGGGCGGCCGGTGCGGGCCCAGGCGATGAGCGCCAGGTTAGAGAGGACCTCGAAAAAGAGGACCAGTGAGAGCATCGGGTAGGGGAATTCGACATCGAGAAAGGCGTTTGTGACCAGGACCACGGCGGTCTGGCCGATGATGGCCACCCAGCGCAGGCGAATGAGCCAGGCGAAGTTGATCCGGTGAACGTCTTCGACGCCAGCGGTGCGGGGGAGTGGGATGTCGGTGGCGCTCATCGCAGGCGTGCTCTCTGAGGGGGACTGGCCGGAAGAGGTACAGCGCGTCGTGCGTGGGTATTCCGTCTAAGGGCAACGTGTACAATGGTAAAGAGCTATGCGACAATGCGGCAACGCGTCGCGCTCTGGGGAGCCGGGGCGCGGTCTCGGGGGGCATGCGGCGCGCGCGAAGAACCATTTTTTGTGATCATGCAGGAAGGCGATGCAGCCCGGATCTCACTCCTTGAGCCCCCACATCTTGAGCCTGACCGTGTTGACCGGCCCCGACGCCGGGTTGACGCGTAACTTTCAGCAGGAACGCGTGCAGCTGGGGCGGGATCAGCGCAACGATTTCGTGCTGACCGATGGGTTTATCTCCAACCGTCATGGGGAACTCTGTGTGGAGGCCGGGCATCTGGTCTACCGGGACCTGTGCAGCCGTCACGGCTCGACGGTGATCGTCGATCAGGTCTCGATGCGCCTTCATGACAAGGAGCGCCAGACCCAGGTGCGCCTGCAGAGCGGGGCGGAGGTGCAGCTGGGCTCCAGCGTGATCCAGGTGACGATGCAGCGGGTTGGCGGTGGGGCGCAGGGGGAGACTGATGTCCGGCCGGAGGCCGAGTTTCTGGACGCGCCGAACGCCAGTGGGGAGCGTTTTATCACCACGGCGCATCAGCCGATGAAGACGATCGACCGACGGCTGCAGAGCGCCGACCAGCGGATGGCGGTGCTCTTTCGGCTGGCCGGTCAGCTCAACGGGCTGACGGCGCTCGATGAGGTGCTCAACCTGCTTGTGGAAGCGGTCTTCGACGCGTTTCCGGCGGCGAACTTCTTTGCGGTGACCCTGGCCAGCGATCCAGAGTCGGTGGTCAAGACCGAACCGATGATGACCAGGGTCCGCGGCGAGCAGGCGCTTCCGGGGGATGAAGAGGCGCCGATCTTGAGTAGCAGTATTCTCAAACGCGTGGCGCAGACGCGGGAGAGTGTGTTGTTTGTCAAAGATTCGCTGGGGGCGGAGGTCTCCCAGAGCATCATTGATGCGCAGATCACCGCCTGCCTGTGCGCGCCCCTGGTGGGGCAGCATGCGCTGCTGGGGGTGATGCAGGTGGATACGCGGGGACGAGGCAGCCTCTTCTCGCGCCACGACCTGGAACTCTTCAACATTCTGGCGTCCAACGCGGCCTTTGCCATTGAGCGGGCGCGGCTGACCGAGAGCATCGTGGAGATGTTCGAGGGGTTTGTGGCGGCGAGCGTCGACGCCATCGAAGCCCGTGACCCGA
This window of the Lujinxingia litoralis genome carries:
- a CDS encoding response regulator transcription factor → MSEERTLLIVDDNEIFRERLARAFRDRRFEVRVAEGHAAAIELASDESPEWAIVDMKMPGKSGLEVVRDLKGIDPLTKIVVLTGYGSIATAIDAVRLGAINYLQKPADADDIIAAFERGEQPPMSGADHDYQAPSLARAEWEHIQRVLADCGGNISEAARRLDIHRRTLQRKLDKYPPRE
- a CDS encoding ATP-binding protein; protein product: MSATDIPLPRTAGVEDVHRINFAWLIRLRWVAIIGQTAVVLVTNAFLDVEFPYPMLSLVLFFEVLSNLALIAWARTGRPRHKALVTLVLLADIAFLTGLLFLTGGAHNPFSLLYFIHVALAALLLRPLWTWAVTAVSVACYIGLYFFYSSQHLPWALRADIGSMEIQGKWAAFVVSSVVLAFFINMIQQTLNRREDELRRAREAELRNERLASLATLAAGAAHEFSTPLSTIALVASELHRGLESQDVPDHFLDDARLIREQVERCREILQQMSADAGESMGELARPAQLEELVALMLDGCRAPERVEVHIHTERPASLRAPVSALAQALRGLLNNALDASPPTQPVELSAYDDGDHLRLRIQDHGPGMPPEILARVGEPFFTTKPTGKGMGLGVFLARTLVEKIGGELFIDSELHRGTVITVLLPPGANTPVHSPTPTSPPLREPEDV
- a CDS encoding HD domain-containing phosphohydrolase, with protein sequence MQPGSHSLSPHILSLTVLTGPDAGLTRNFQQERVQLGRDQRNDFVLTDGFISNRHGELCVEAGHLVYRDLCSRHGSTVIVDQVSMRLHDKERQTQVRLQSGAEVQLGSSVIQVTMQRVGGGAQGETDVRPEAEFLDAPNASGERFITTAHQPMKTIDRRLQSADQRMAVLFRLAGQLNGLTALDEVLNLLVEAVFDAFPAANFFAVTLASDPESVVKTEPMMTRVRGEQALPGDEEAPILSSSILKRVAQTRESVLFVKDSLGAEVSQSIIDAQITACLCAPLVGQHALLGVMQVDTRGRGSLFSRHDLELFNILASNAAFAIERARLTESIVEMFEGFVAASVDAIEARDPITAGHSERVASYTLALAETVNEIETGRLREIHFEPTELTELRYAALLHDFGKIAVSESVLQKGARLPPEQMRLIGQRFATIRELGYRQWLRAYVRELESGQARPDGRGLARIDAQFEAFSAELEETFEWLGYVATKGFVEPDEMARVRALGERSFVDHLGQAQPYLTRFEVENLCIQKGTLNEAEWIEMRSHAALSEKYLARIPWSAELQRVPCIAGAHHEKLDGSGYPKGLGAREILPQVRMLTIADIFDALTASDRPYRKAASVERALQILEMEAAEEKLDRELVELFGQQVVRRIAHIIPGGGRS